A single Crateriforma conspicua DNA region contains:
- a CDS encoding helix-turn-helix domain-containing protein translates to MKVFTTGQVAKICKVAPRTVSKWFDSGRLKGYRIPGSQDRRIPREYLIKFLKEHGMPLGDLEDEAMAKCLIVAQDQVLIENLKRELPPEKSFKVAVAASGFEAGIQAESFSPDCIIVDFSIGKIEAVQICQNLRKNIDFTDIVLIALLPDDGQPMSFDRSSINETFKKPFDAHLLAERLRTLVGARKELV, encoded by the coding sequence ATGAAGGTCTTCACAACTGGACAGGTCGCCAAGATCTGTAAAGTAGCACCACGGACCGTATCGAAGTGGTTCGATTCGGGACGTTTGAAAGGTTACCGCATTCCTGGATCCCAGGACCGCCGTATCCCGCGTGAGTATCTGATCAAGTTCCTCAAGGAGCACGGCATGCCGCTGGGCGACTTGGAGGACGAGGCGATGGCCAAGTGCCTGATCGTCGCTCAAGATCAGGTTCTGATCGAAAACTTGAAGCGTGAACTGCCCCCGGAAAAATCGTTCAAAGTGGCCGTGGCCGCCAGCGGTTTCGAAGCGGGAATTCAAGCCGAAAGCTTCAGCCCGGACTGTATCATCGTCGACTTTTCGATCGGCAAGATCGAAGCCGTGCAGATTTGCCAAAACCTGCGCAAGAACATCGACTTCACTGATATCGTCCTGATCGCTCTGCTGCCCGATGACGGTCAGCCGATGAGCTTCGATCGCAGCAGCATCAACGAAACGTTCAAGAAGCCGTTCGACGCCCACTTGTTGGCCGAACGTCTGCGAACGCTGGTCGGTGCTCGTAAAGAGCTCGTCTGA
- the moaC gene encoding cyclic pyranopterin monophosphate synthase MoaC, with amino-acid sequence MSHFSPDGDPRMVDVSAKPPTVRTATARGVITMSTATADRIRNADTAKGDVVTVAQLAAIQSAKRTPDLIPLCHSIAVESVDVTFQWSGRETTDGDRLVRLVCDATVKTSGKTGVEMEALTAVSVGCLTVYDMAKSIERGMTIGPIWLIHKSGGKSGDYHAPPRDPRTP; translated from the coding sequence ATGTCCCACTTTTCACCCGACGGCGACCCGCGGATGGTCGACGTTTCCGCCAAACCGCCGACCGTCCGCACCGCAACCGCCCGCGGCGTGATCACGATGTCGACCGCAACCGCCGATCGCATTCGCAACGCGGACACCGCCAAAGGCGATGTGGTCACGGTCGCCCAATTGGCCGCGATCCAGTCTGCCAAACGAACGCCGGATCTGATCCCGCTGTGCCACAGCATCGCCGTAGAATCGGTCGACGTGACGTTCCAGTGGTCCGGACGGGAAACGACCGATGGCGACCGTTTGGTGCGTTTGGTTTGCGACGCGACGGTCAAGACGTCGGGAAAGACGGGCGTGGAAATGGAAGCCCTGACGGCGGTGTCGGTCGGATGCTTGACGGTCTATGACATGGCCAAATCGATCGAGCGTGGGATGACGATCGGGCCGATTTGGCTGATCCACAAATCGGGTGGAAAGTCAGGCGACTATCACGCACCGCCGCGTGACCCCCGGACGCCGTAA
- a CDS encoding M42 family metallopeptidase: MEPTALDFFEQALQTPSPSGYEEPLQRLVRRYIEPHADVTSIDVHGNLIATLCPADPRATSSKSSAESDASDSDSLRPPRLMYAGHCDQIGMLVSHIDDDGFVYGQTIGGWDPQQLIGQAMTIWTQDGPVSAVISRKAIHLLTPEERKQVVQLNQMWLDVGAVKGRPGDDDSMIDGDSVRKAIRIGDPVTLELGMRRLLGDQVTGPGMDNKTGMWTVIDALRRVAADRDNLNCELNSVSTVQEEIGLRGAKTAAGHINPDVAIAVDVTHATDCPGIEKNTQGDVRVGGGPVIFRGPNINAKVAQRLIDLCQSNDLPYQLAALGRAAPNDSNVLQIHGGGVATGLVGVPNRYMHSAVEVVSLSDIDHVAELLKCFALALGPDDNFIPG; the protein is encoded by the coding sequence ATGGAACCGACCGCGCTGGACTTCTTCGAGCAAGCCCTGCAAACCCCCAGCCCCTCGGGATACGAGGAACCGCTGCAGCGACTGGTTCGTCGATACATCGAACCTCACGCCGACGTGACGTCCATTGACGTCCATGGAAATTTGATCGCGACATTGTGCCCGGCTGACCCACGTGCGACGTCGTCCAAGTCGTCCGCCGAATCGGATGCCAGCGATTCGGATTCACTTCGTCCGCCTCGGCTGATGTATGCCGGACACTGTGACCAGATCGGGATGCTGGTCAGCCACATCGATGACGACGGTTTTGTTTACGGCCAAACCATCGGCGGCTGGGATCCGCAACAGTTGATCGGCCAAGCAATGACGATCTGGACCCAGGACGGTCCGGTGTCAGCGGTGATCAGCCGCAAAGCCATCCACCTGTTGACGCCCGAAGAACGGAAACAAGTCGTTCAACTGAATCAGATGTGGCTGGACGTCGGTGCTGTCAAAGGCCGGCCCGGCGACGATGATTCGATGATCGACGGCGACTCGGTTCGAAAGGCGATCCGCATCGGCGACCCCGTCACGCTGGAACTGGGGATGCGTCGTCTGTTGGGGGACCAAGTCACCGGTCCCGGCATGGACAACAAAACGGGCATGTGGACGGTCATCGATGCACTGCGCCGCGTGGCCGCCGACCGCGACAACTTGAATTGCGAACTCAACAGCGTGTCGACGGTCCAAGAAGAGATCGGATTGCGTGGTGCCAAGACCGCCGCCGGACACATCAACCCCGACGTGGCGATCGCAGTCGACGTGACTCATGCGACTGATTGCCCCGGCATCGAAAAAAACACCCAGGGAGATGTCCGCGTCGGCGGTGGGCCGGTGATTTTCCGTGGCCCCAACATCAACGCGAAAGTCGCCCAACGTTTGATCGATTTGTGCCAGTCCAACGACCTGCCTTACCAACTGGCCGCGTTGGGTCGAGCCGCGCCGAACGATTCCAACGTGCTACAGATTCACGGCGGCGGCGTCGCCACAGGATTGGTCGGCGTGCCCAACCGCTACATGCACTCCGCCGTGGAAGTCGTTTCCCTGTCGGACATCGATCACGTCGCCGAACTGTTGAAGTGTTTCGCGTTGGCACTGGGGCCCGACGACAACTTCATCCCCGGATGA
- a CDS encoding S1C family serine protease: protein MITRKHNDRINIGTSTATIGMRGMACVAFALSLMFAWSASPSNAQPPTMHDLAREAQKRVVKIYGAGGKRGLEAYQSGFLVSPFGHVATAWSYVLDVEPIVVTDDGRRFDSKIVGFQPALELAVLKIDVDGLDYFPLPGTGDEPDESTTWIEPAIGDPVLAVSNLFGVATGNEPASVMQGTIAAIARLDAGRGNFKTPYRGKVFVLDLIANNPGAAGGALVAPDGRLVAMLGKELRDSETGVWLNYAIPISVIKTAVDDIVAGRESVVPDESDPILDRDRSHNLETLGLVLVPDVLEKTPAFVDEVIAKSPGAKSELRPDDLLLMINGRRIDGQASLKDQLRRIDRRDKVQLTIQRGTRIIPVTIQP, encoded by the coding sequence GTGATCACGCGTAAGCACAACGATCGGATAAACATCGGCACATCCACGGCGACAATCGGTATGCGTGGGATGGCATGCGTCGCTTTCGCGTTAAGTCTGATGTTCGCTTGGTCGGCCAGCCCATCAAACGCTCAGCCGCCGACAATGCACGACTTGGCCCGCGAAGCACAGAAACGGGTGGTCAAAATCTATGGGGCTGGCGGCAAACGCGGATTGGAAGCCTATCAAAGCGGGTTTCTGGTATCGCCGTTCGGACATGTCGCCACGGCGTGGAGCTATGTGTTGGACGTCGAGCCCATCGTCGTGACCGATGACGGCCGACGCTTTGATTCCAAGATCGTCGGATTCCAACCGGCGTTGGAATTGGCGGTGCTGAAAATCGATGTCGACGGCTTGGACTACTTTCCCTTGCCCGGCACAGGCGATGAACCCGACGAATCGACCACATGGATCGAACCTGCGATCGGTGATCCCGTCTTGGCGGTCAGCAACCTGTTCGGCGTGGCGACGGGCAACGAACCCGCCAGCGTGATGCAGGGGACCATCGCGGCCATCGCGCGTCTGGATGCCGGCCGCGGCAATTTCAAAACACCCTACCGCGGCAAAGTATTTGTGTTGGATTTGATCGCCAACAACCCTGGGGCGGCCGGTGGCGCGTTGGTGGCCCCGGACGGACGCTTGGTCGCGATGTTGGGCAAAGAACTGCGTGACTCCGAAACCGGTGTTTGGTTGAACTATGCGATTCCGATCTCCGTGATCAAGACAGCCGTCGATGACATCGTCGCCGGTCGCGAATCAGTGGTGCCCGACGAATCGGATCCGATTTTGGATCGTGATCGATCCCACAATCTGGAAACCCTCGGTCTGGTCTTGGTGCCGGATGTCTTGGAGAAAACGCCCGCATTTGTCGACGAAGTCATCGCCAAGTCGCCGGGAGCCAAATCCGAGCTGCGTCCCGACGACTTGCTACTGATGATCAACGGTCGTCGCATCGATGGCCAAGCCAGCCTGAAAGACCAGTTGCGCCGAATCGACCGACGCGACAAAGTCCAATTGACGATCCAGCGTGGCACACGAATCATTCCCGTCACGATCCAGCCTTGA
- a CDS encoding trypsin-like peptidase domain-containing protein → MRLILRNSLPAGVHSAISATLLAVVVLMLADGNTTDAQGTSSTAQRLQFQTAMASSVREACDPLWQSVVTVQPIGTADSAGDEVRADAPTTGIIVDGDGYILTSNLVTKANAASLLIRLDDGSRHAAEVIATDHHRNLVLLKIDADQTLIPADLSSPPSMQVGQTTIAMGRYGTDGSPLVSTGILSALSRLEGIAIQTDARVSPSFYGGPLIDLNGHVLGIVIPAVAVGGAEEETSWYDAGIAFAITAGVITEKLQRLKSGDDIRKGLLGLVPKSKDPYDNDTTLASVRLRSPAEQAGLIAGDVVTKVAGRDVQRFQQIKEALGPYDAGDTVDVSVQRDGQVVDVQIQLADNIPPLQPQRLGIIARSPADQSGTDQDEAQSQGVIVDDVIPDSPAAKTFQVGDRIVAAGKIDDIDIETLRRLVVTASPDQPTTFKVMRQTDGEQSDAGPLELSIQTNPVAGPITGKTPKSWAGDWNDTEWAAEPLKLPDVPNAAVVLAPSAEDSETGRPLGLFVALQPPGDPPPEKAIEAWTEAAKQSGVVVCVVAAESDQGWKPKEIDLIDRIAAAVMKRTGVASTAVAIGSVSGAIGGDAGPADAMALAAGLSLVHRFGGIALSDKTRPPAIRVKENDPETAVHVLLPISDDDSLPTWGTALRRAGYAIINGKPLDRAGLLGWVRRLQAI, encoded by the coding sequence ATGCGATTGATCTTACGGAATTCATTGCCCGCTGGTGTTCACTCGGCCATTTCGGCGACCCTTCTGGCCGTCGTCGTCTTGATGTTGGCGGACGGAAATACCACGGACGCCCAAGGCACATCATCCACCGCGCAACGTTTGCAGTTTCAAACCGCGATGGCGTCCAGCGTCCGCGAGGCCTGCGATCCGCTTTGGCAATCCGTTGTGACCGTCCAGCCGATCGGCACGGCCGATTCCGCGGGCGACGAAGTCCGCGCCGATGCTCCCACCACGGGGATCATTGTCGATGGCGACGGCTACATTTTGACCTCCAACTTGGTGACCAAAGCGAATGCCGCCAGTCTGTTGATTCGACTGGACGACGGGTCACGTCATGCCGCCGAAGTCATTGCGACCGACCACCACCGAAACCTGGTGTTGTTGAAGATCGACGCCGACCAGACCTTAATCCCGGCGGATCTGTCGTCGCCGCCATCGATGCAAGTCGGACAAACGACCATCGCGATGGGACGTTATGGCACCGATGGATCACCACTGGTCAGCACCGGAATTTTGAGCGCGCTTTCACGATTGGAAGGCATCGCGATTCAGACCGACGCTCGTGTCAGCCCGTCGTTCTATGGTGGCCCGCTAATCGATCTGAACGGACACGTTTTGGGGATCGTCATCCCCGCGGTGGCCGTCGGTGGCGCCGAAGAAGAAACCAGTTGGTACGACGCGGGAATTGCATTCGCGATTACTGCCGGCGTGATCACCGAAAAACTGCAACGTTTGAAGTCCGGTGACGACATCCGCAAGGGCTTGCTGGGCTTGGTCCCCAAATCCAAAGATCCGTATGACAATGACACCACGTTGGCTTCGGTACGCTTGCGTTCACCTGCCGAGCAAGCCGGGCTGATCGCCGGTGACGTGGTCACGAAAGTGGCCGGTCGCGACGTTCAACGTTTTCAACAGATCAAAGAAGCTTTGGGACCCTATGACGCCGGCGACACGGTCGACGTTTCGGTGCAACGCGATGGTCAGGTCGTCGACGTCCAGATTCAATTGGCCGACAACATCCCGCCGCTGCAACCGCAACGACTCGGCATCATCGCAAGATCACCGGCCGACCAGTCAGGTACCGACCAGGACGAAGCACAATCGCAGGGTGTCATTGTCGATGATGTGATCCCCGATTCCCCGGCCGCGAAGACCTTCCAAGTCGGTGACCGTATCGTCGCCGCCGGAAAGATCGATGACATCGACATTGAAACGCTGCGACGTTTGGTGGTGACGGCTTCGCCCGATCAACCGACGACGTTCAAGGTGATGCGTCAGACCGATGGCGAACAGTCCGACGCGGGGCCGCTGGAACTTTCCATTCAAACGAATCCGGTCGCTGGCCCGATCACCGGCAAGACTCCGAAGTCTTGGGCCGGCGATTGGAACGACACCGAATGGGCCGCAGAACCATTGAAGCTGCCCGACGTCCCCAATGCGGCGGTTGTGCTGGCACCGTCGGCCGAGGATTCGGAAACGGGACGGCCGTTGGGTTTGTTTGTCGCTTTGCAACCACCGGGTGACCCGCCACCGGAAAAGGCCATCGAAGCTTGGACCGAAGCGGCCAAGCAATCGGGTGTGGTTGTATGTGTGGTCGCTGCGGAATCGGACCAAGGTTGGAAACCAAAAGAAATTGACCTGATCGATCGGATTGCCGCCGCGGTGATGAAACGAACGGGCGTCGCATCAACGGCGGTCGCCATCGGATCCGTCTCCGGTGCAATCGGTGGTGACGCCGGGCCGGCCGACGCGATGGCGTTGGCCGCAGGACTTTCTCTGGTCCACCGATTTGGCGGGATCGCTTTATCGGACAAGACGCGTCCTCCCGCCATTCGCGTCAAGGAAAACGATCCTGAAACGGCGGTGCACGTCCTGTTGCCCATCAGTGATGACGATTCGCTGCCCACCTGGGGTACGGCCCTGCGACGCGCCGGCTACGCGATCATCAACGGCAAACCACTGGACCGTGCCGGACTTTTGGGTTGGGTGCGGCGGTTACAAGCGATCTGA
- a CDS encoding S1C family serine protease has product MFQRILFLCLFGSLGLATDGFAPPDASAELPEPVRQAEADRIAAIAKAMPSAVSVFVPGGAGGGSGVLISPDGFALTNFHVTSPAGEYMRCGLSDGNIYDAVIVGIDPVGDLAMIQLLGRNDFPVAEIGDSMAARPGDWCMAIGNPFLLATDLQPTVTWGILSGVGRYQYPSGTLLEYGDCLQTDASINPGNSGGPLYDVSGRLLGIIGRCSFEKRSRVNVGVGYAISIRQAQNFLGYLHSGRIVDHATLGATVSTDPDAGVVVTNILESSDAYRRGLRYGSEILEVDGRPVVTANELQNVLATIPAQWRIKIAFEQDGETVETLVRLSSVHQQDELLEKMQAALPPPPPRPAPEKAPNDRDAEPSDDEPSDAPEQPKQRDPHGHPHGSADAGSDIPPVAKQRIQRRRGFANGYFNQLETDRVVNQLIRQSPTGQVQAEDVWVITGQTDQPRPQDVQIRIAVDRTALIVGDDSAELTTASDRYDAIDSGDYSALLVTLDSWRRILADGPARFGETYFMGTMPLAGERPLRDCLLGMRSDTETRWLSHPETGTLEAVEVFADRDTDPAELWLQYGDSQDENVPAVLDLRFGTDSVLRINVDSWTSAPDPKADAQSPAANASDDQKEDAS; this is encoded by the coding sequence ATGTTCCAGCGTATCTTGTTCCTGTGCCTTTTCGGTTCGCTTGGTTTAGCCACGGACGGTTTCGCCCCGCCCGATGCGTCAGCCGAATTGCCCGAACCGGTGCGACAGGCCGAAGCGGACCGGATCGCCGCAATCGCCAAAGCGATGCCTTCGGCCGTCAGCGTTTTTGTCCCCGGTGGTGCGGGCGGTGGCAGCGGCGTGCTGATTTCGCCCGACGGTTTCGCGCTGACCAACTTTCACGTGACCAGCCCGGCCGGGGAATACATGCGGTGCGGGCTGAGCGACGGCAACATCTATGACGCCGTGATCGTTGGGATCGACCCGGTGGGCGATTTGGCGATGATCCAGTTGCTGGGACGCAATGACTTTCCCGTTGCCGAGATCGGCGACAGCATGGCCGCACGACCGGGCGATTGGTGCATGGCCATCGGTAACCCGTTTTTGCTGGCCACCGATCTGCAACCCACCGTGACCTGGGGAATCCTTAGCGGCGTCGGACGATACCAGTATCCCAGCGGAACGTTATTGGAATACGGCGACTGTTTGCAAACCGATGCATCGATCAATCCGGGCAATTCCGGCGGCCCGTTGTACGACGTTTCCGGCCGACTGTTGGGCATCATCGGACGGTGCAGTTTTGAAAAACGCAGTCGCGTCAACGTCGGCGTCGGCTATGCGATTTCCATCCGCCAAGCACAAAACTTTTTGGGATACCTACACAGTGGCCGCATCGTCGACCACGCCACGCTTGGCGCGACCGTTTCGACCGATCCCGATGCCGGTGTGGTGGTGACCAATATTTTGGAAAGCAGTGACGCCTATCGTCGTGGCTTGCGTTACGGATCCGAGATTTTGGAAGTCGACGGTCGGCCGGTGGTCACCGCAAACGAACTGCAAAACGTCTTGGCCACCATCCCGGCGCAGTGGCGAATCAAGATCGCTTTTGAACAAGACGGCGAAACCGTGGAAACACTGGTCCGCCTTTCCAGCGTGCACCAACAAGACGAATTGCTGGAAAAGATGCAGGCCGCTTTGCCACCGCCGCCGCCACGACCGGCACCGGAAAAAGCACCGAACGATCGCGATGCAGAACCATCGGATGACGAACCATCCGATGCACCGGAGCAACCGAAACAGCGTGACCCACACGGTCATCCCCACGGTTCGGCCGACGCGGGTTCCGACATTCCGCCGGTGGCAAAGCAGAGGATCCAGCGTCGTCGCGGATTCGCCAATGGCTATTTCAATCAATTGGAAACCGATCGCGTCGTGAACCAGTTGATCCGTCAATCACCGACCGGCCAGGTCCAAGCGGAAGACGTTTGGGTGATCACCGGCCAGACCGATCAACCACGGCCGCAAGACGTCCAGATTCGGATCGCCGTCGATCGCACCGCATTGATCGTGGGCGACGATTCCGCGGAACTGACCACGGCATCGGACCGCTATGACGCGATCGATTCGGGTGACTATTCGGCACTGCTTGTTACCCTGGATTCATGGCGGCGCATCCTAGCCGATGGCCCCGCGCGCTTTGGCGAAACCTACTTCATGGGCACCATGCCGTTGGCGGGTGAACGTCCGCTGCGTGATTGTTTGCTGGGGATGCGAAGCGATACCGAAACGCGTTGGCTGTCGCATCCCGAAACGGGCACCCTGGAAGCGGTGGAGGTCTTCGCCGACCGTGACACCGATCCGGCGGAACTGTGGCTGCAATACGGCGATTCCCAAGACGAAAACGTGCCGGCCGTCTTGGACCTGCGTTTCGGCACCGACAGTGTTCTGCGAATCAACGTCGACAGCTGGACCAGTGCGCCGGATCCCAAGGCCGACGCGCAGTCGCCGGCCGCCAATGCATCAGATGATCAAAAGGAGGATGCGTCGTGA